From a region of the Nonlabens dokdonensis DSW-6 genome:
- a CDS encoding SulP family inorganic anion transporter, which translates to MNSSNPFKNLKKDIPASIVVFFVALPLCLGIALASGAPPFSGLIAGIIGGIVVGSLSNSQLGVSGPAAGLAAIVAIAITDLGGFEIFLVSVVIAGVVQIVFGFMKLGIIGYYFPSSVIKGMLTGIGIIIFLKQIPHFFGLDKDPEGDWDFFQVDGETTFSEILNIGEFISPGATLIGCVALAILLIWSNILSGRSKLFEIIQGPLVAVVIGILYYVFTMNSDYWSISGEHLVNVPIPENIDMFIGQFSFPDFSQIGNIDVVITGFTIAIVAALETLLCVEATDKLDPLKRVTPTNRELVAQGVGNVASGMIGGLPITQVIVRSSANIQSGGRTKMSAILHGFLLLASIILIPTLMNKIPLSVLAAILLIVGYKLAKPSLFKEMWQAGWRQFVPFIVTVLLLQINFLLGVGVGLAIGIVITLFQSYQNSHFLHAVESDDSGRHEVKMVLAEEVTFFNKATILKELDNLPRNTYLELDVRKTTYLDHDVIEILDDFREKAINREINIKLISTRGTVENPDSFVDFFKLRPQEDVFKF; encoded by the coding sequence ATGAATTCTTCAAATCCATTTAAAAATTTAAAAAAAGATATACCGGCTAGTATTGTCGTTTTCTTTGTGGCACTACCTTTATGTTTAGGTATAGCTCTAGCAAGTGGTGCGCCACCATTTTCAGGTCTTATAGCTGGAATAATCGGAGGTATCGTAGTAGGCTCACTTAGTAATTCTCAATTAGGAGTAAGTGGTCCTGCAGCTGGTCTTGCTGCCATAGTCGCCATAGCCATAACAGATTTGGGAGGCTTTGAAATTTTCCTTGTTTCTGTAGTTATTGCTGGTGTTGTTCAAATTGTTTTTGGATTTATGAAGTTAGGAATAATAGGTTACTATTTTCCGTCTTCGGTAATTAAAGGAATGCTTACGGGAATAGGTATCATTATATTCTTAAAGCAAATCCCACATTTTTTTGGATTAGATAAGGATCCAGAAGGGGACTGGGACTTTTTTCAAGTGGATGGTGAAACCACTTTTAGTGAAATTTTAAACATAGGTGAGTTTATAAGTCCAGGAGCGACTCTTATAGGTTGTGTTGCCTTAGCTATTTTACTAATCTGGAGTAATATATTAAGTGGAAGGTCTAAGTTATTTGAAATTATTCAAGGTCCACTAGTAGCTGTTGTAATAGGTATTTTATATTATGTTTTTACAATGAATTCGGATTACTGGAGTATTTCTGGTGAGCATTTAGTTAATGTACCTATTCCAGAGAATATTGATATGTTTATAGGTCAATTTTCTTTTCCCGATTTTAGTCAGATAGGTAATATAGATGTAGTAATAACTGGTTTTACAATTGCTATTGTAGCTGCTTTAGAAACATTGTTATGTGTCGAGGCAACAGATAAATTAGATCCGCTCAAAAGGGTAACACCTACAAATAGAGAGTTAGTTGCTCAAGGAGTGGGGAATGTAGCTTCAGGAATGATAGGAGGACTTCCTATCACGCAAGTAATTGTAAGAAGTAGTGCAAATATACAGTCAGGTGGTAGAACTAAAATGAGTGCTATTCTACATGGTTTTTTATTATTGGCCTCTATTATCCTTATTCCCACTCTTATGAATAAAATACCACTATCTGTGCTAGCGGCTATTCTTCTAATAGTAGGATATAAACTAGCAAAACCATCTCTTTTCAAAGAGATGTGGCAAGCTGGATGGCGACAGTTTGTACCATTTATTGTGACTGTTTTATTATTGCAGATAAATTTTTTACTTGGAGTTGGAGTTGGTCTCGCTATAGGAATTGTCATCACTCTATTCCAAAGTTACCAAAATTCACATTTTTTGCACGCGGTTGAAAGTGATGATTCTGGAAGACACGAAGTTAAAATGGTTCTCGCAGAGGAAGTAACCTTCTTTAACAAAGCGACTATACTCAAAGAGTTAGATAACCTGCCTAGAAACACCTATCTTGAACTAGATGTAAGAAAAACAACTTACCTAGATCACGATGTGATCGAAATTCTGGATGATTTCAGAGAAAAAGCAATCAATAGAGAAATCAATATTAAATTAATTTCAACTAGAGGAACTGTAGAGAATCCTGATAGTTTTGTAGATTTCTTCAAATTAAGACCGCAAGAAGATGTATTCAAATTTTAA